Proteins encoded by one window of Fischerella sp. PCC 9605:
- a CDS encoding GumC family protein, with protein MDNHSYQPSSSDRNRSFTPQQFIHSQAFPLSEDQGDDWSLRDFLGVIRRRALVIAGITTFVMSVVVYSSLKQQPVYESSFRLLVEPLNYESKLPGLDSRQDSSSSKTPGLDYESQIQVLKSPELMTSIVRRLQNSYPDISYSDLINSLTITRLGETKILEVRYQSNDPSRVKIVLDQIAKAYLKYSLEKRQTSLRQALKFVEEQLLLMQRRVDQLQKQMQFFRQEYDFVDPDSQAKQVVNQAITLSGQRQAIDEQLAIARNNLAKLQGKEGELAALNNASMYQQLFGQLRQLDVQIALELTRLHEENPTIVSLKKKRENLLLLLHQEAQRFMDVKLAESAIQVQALEVQSQELAKAEAILEQKRKQLPVLTRQHTELQRNLQVATESLNRFLTTRETLQIQVAQTELPWQLIQAPSKPETPAGVDIRRNLISGFMASIVLGVGVALLLEKMDSTYHSINALKKIKLPLLGTIPFEKQLQNSQYRTSKRKISIGAIPDLLPRNITDSLAIRDRNSSCYSTKFLEALRVLYTNIQLLSSDRPIRSIVISSAMSGDGKSTVAFHLAEIACAMGQRVLLVDANLRQPVIHSLSDLNNSWGLSNLISTNLPVMEAVRPASFMSQLSILTAGPIPPDPTKLLSSEKVKRLMEDFHQTYDLVIYDAPSLPGLADASLLAPHTDGILLVVRIDKTDSSVLKRALDSLQMSRMNVLGVVGNGQKQDFDNNFD; from the coding sequence ATGGATAATCATTCTTATCAACCCTCAAGTTCTGATCGGAATCGGAGCTTTACACCGCAGCAATTTATTCATTCTCAAGCATTTCCTTTGTCTGAAGATCAAGGAGATGATTGGAGCTTACGAGATTTTCTTGGCGTTATTAGGCGGCGAGCACTAGTCATAGCTGGGATAACCACTTTTGTGATGTCAGTTGTAGTGTATTCATCCCTGAAGCAGCAACCTGTATATGAAAGTAGTTTTCGGCTTTTGGTGGAACCTCTCAATTATGAGAGCAAACTGCCGGGTCTGGACTCTCGTCAAGACTCTAGTTCATCTAAGACGCCTGGTCTAGATTACGAAAGTCAGATACAGGTTCTCAAAAGCCCAGAACTAATGACAAGCATTGTCAGGCGGTTGCAAAACTCCTATCCAGATATTAGCTATAGCGATCTGATCAATTCTTTAACTATTACTCGTCTGGGTGAAACCAAGATTCTAGAAGTTCGCTATCAAAGTAACGATCCTAGTAGAGTGAAAATTGTACTAGACCAAATTGCTAAGGCTTACTTAAAATACAGCCTAGAAAAGCGGCAAACCAGCTTGCGCCAGGCTCTAAAGTTTGTTGAAGAACAACTGCTATTGATGCAGAGGCGGGTTGATCAGCTCCAAAAACAGATGCAATTTTTCCGACAAGAATACGACTTTGTCGATCCAGACAGCCAAGCAAAGCAAGTTGTGAATCAAGCCATTACTTTATCTGGGCAAAGACAAGCAATTGATGAGCAGTTAGCTATAGCTCGCAATAATTTAGCCAAGTTGCAGGGAAAAGAGGGAGAACTAGCAGCGCTGAATAATGCAAGCATGTACCAACAGTTATTTGGTCAGTTACGCCAATTAGATGTTCAAATAGCCTTAGAGTTAACTCGTTTACACGAAGAAAATCCAACTATTGTATCTTTGAAGAAGAAACGGGAAAACCTTTTGCTGTTGCTACACCAAGAGGCACAGCGCTTTATGGATGTAAAACTTGCAGAGTCAGCGATTCAAGTCCAGGCTTTGGAAGTGCAGAGTCAAGAACTTGCCAAAGCAGAAGCGATTCTTGAACAAAAGCGCAAGCAATTGCCTGTTTTAACACGGCAACACACTGAGTTGCAAAGGAACTTACAAGTTGCTACTGAGAGCTTGAATCGTTTTCTCACGACCCGCGAAACCCTGCAAATTCAAGTAGCTCAGACAGAACTGCCTTGGCAGTTAATTCAAGCACCTAGCAAACCTGAAACTCCTGCAGGTGTGGATATCAGACGTAATCTCATATCGGGATTCATGGCAAGTATAGTCTTAGGAGTTGGTGTGGCCTTACTGCTAGAAAAAATGGATAGTACTTACCATAGTATCAATGCCTTGAAGAAGATAAAACTACCTTTGTTAGGAACAATACCATTTGAAAAGCAACTCCAAAATAGTCAATATCGTACATCCAAACGAAAAATTTCTATAGGGGCAATACCCGATTTACTGCCAAGAAACATTACTGATTCGCTTGCAATACGCGATCGCAACTCCAGCTGCTATAGCACTAAGTTTTTGGAAGCTTTACGCGTACTTTACACAAATATTCAACTACTCAGCAGCGATCGCCCTATTCGTTCTATAGTGATTAGTTCAGCTATGTCAGGAGACGGTAAATCTACAGTCGCATTTCACTTAGCTGAGATAGCTTGTGCAATGGGGCAACGAGTATTACTTGTAGATGCCAACCTGCGCCAACCTGTAATTCACTCCTTATCAGACTTAAATAATTCGTGGGGATTAAGTAATTTAATTTCTACAAACTTACCCGTGATGGAGGCAGTCCGACCAGCATCTTTTATGAGCCAGCTTTCTATTCTTACTGCTGGTCCTATACCACCTGACCCCACAAAGTTGCTTTCGTCCGAAAAGGTAAAACGACTGATGGAAGATTTCCATCAAACCTATGATTTAGTGATTTATGACGCACCTTCCTTACCTGGACTAGCTGATGCCAGCCTGTTGGCACCTCATACAGATGGGATTTTGCTAGTGGTAAGGATAGATAAAACTGACTCCTCAGTACTGAAGCGAGCTTTAGATAGCCTGCAAATGTCTCGCATGAATGTCTTAGGCGTCGTCGGCAACGGTCAGAAGCAGGACTTTGATAATAATTTTGACTAA